From Leptospira stimsonii, the proteins below share one genomic window:
- the arsS gene encoding arsenosugar biosynthesis radical SAM (seleno)protein ArsS (Some members of this family are selenoproteins.), with protein MKSLQSRGSELASPERQFRILEEVLDRKNLPSFSEKLEQSKVGSLHPIPTEIFQMNLGKLCNQTCKHCHVDAGPDRKESMSKETMLHCLSVLATSSIPIVDITGGAPEMNPEFRWLVKELRKLGKKIMVRCNLTILLAGTRYADLPDFYAQNRVEVVSSLPYFEKRRTDAQRGEGVFDRSIEALKRLNSVGYGIPDSGLILNLVYNPAGAFLPGAQISLEKEFKNSLYKEHGIHFNSLFTITNMPISRYLEYLQESGNLENYLEKLVSSFNPSAAFGVMCKNTLSVGYDGSLYDCDFNQMLEMKVEGTIQNIRDYDGASLLQRRIRVGEHCYGCTAGAGSSCGGATA; from the coding sequence ATGAAATCCTTACAATCACGCGGAAGTGAACTCGCTTCTCCTGAACGACAATTTCGGATCTTAGAAGAGGTCCTGGATCGAAAGAATCTTCCTTCTTTTTCTGAAAAACTAGAACAATCAAAAGTGGGATCATTACATCCGATTCCTACCGAGATTTTTCAGATGAACCTTGGTAAACTTTGCAATCAAACATGCAAACATTGTCATGTGGACGCTGGTCCGGATCGAAAGGAGAGTATGAGCAAGGAAACGATGCTTCATTGTTTGAGCGTTCTTGCCACGAGTTCGATCCCGATCGTCGACATCACGGGTGGAGCGCCCGAGATGAATCCTGAGTTTCGTTGGCTCGTAAAAGAGCTTCGAAAGCTCGGAAAAAAAATAATGGTACGTTGTAATCTCACGATCCTTCTCGCGGGAACACGTTATGCGGATCTTCCCGATTTTTACGCTCAGAATCGGGTGGAAGTGGTTTCCAGTCTTCCATACTTTGAAAAAAGAAGAACGGATGCACAAAGAGGAGAAGGGGTGTTCGATCGATCGATCGAGGCGCTAAAACGTTTGAATTCGGTTGGTTACGGAATACCCGATTCCGGTCTGATTCTCAATCTGGTTTATAATCCTGCAGGCGCTTTTTTACCCGGGGCACAAATCTCCTTAGAGAAAGAATTTAAGAATTCTCTTTATAAGGAACACGGAATTCATTTTAATTCTCTATTCACGATTACGAATATGCCGATTTCTAGATATTTGGAATATCTACAGGAAAGCGGAAATCTCGAAAACTATCTCGAAAAACTCGTGAGTTCTTTTAATCCCTCGGCGGCATTCGGTGTTATGTGCAAGAATACGCTGAGTGTGGGATATGACGGTTCTCTCTACGACTGCGATTTCAATCAGATGTTGGAGATGAAGGTGGAAGGAACGATCCAGAACATCCGTGATTATGACGGAGCGAGTTTATTACAAAGAAGGATCCGAGTTGGAGAACATTGTTACGGCTGTACCG